One stretch of Amycolatopsis tolypomycina DNA includes these proteins:
- the gatA gene encoding Asp-tRNA(Asn)/Glu-tRNA(Gln) amidotransferase subunit GatA, with product MTELIKLTAAELAGKIHAREVSAVEVAQAHLDRIAEVDDHIHAFLHVDTEGALAAAKKVDEGIAEGKAPASPLAGVPLALKDVLTTEGVPTTCGSKTLEGWIPPYDATVTRKLREAGVVILGKTNMDEFAMGSSTENSAYGPTHNPWDHARIPGGSGGGSSASIAAFEAAIAIGTDTGGSIRQPGAVTGTVGVKPTYGGVSRYGLVAFSSSLDQAGPCARTVLDAALLHEVIAGYDPRDSTSIDAPVPPVVAAARQGANGDLKGVRVGVVKEFGGDGYQPGVLRSFQAAVEQLRALGADVVEVSCPNFVYALPAYYLIAPSECSSNLARFDAMRYGLRVADDGTHSAEEVMSLTREKGFGAEVKRRIMLGTYALSSGYYDAYYGSAQKVRTLITRDFDAAFEHVDVLVSPTTPTTAFKIGERVDDPMAMYLADLCTIPSNLAGNAAMSVPSGLSDEDGLPVGLQIMAPALADDRLYRVGAAYEAARDATAGGALIHKVPELGGTK from the coding sequence GTGACCGAGCTCATCAAGCTGACCGCCGCCGAGCTGGCGGGCAAGATCCACGCGCGTGAGGTGTCCGCGGTCGAGGTCGCGCAGGCCCACCTGGACCGGATCGCCGAGGTCGACGACCACATCCACGCGTTCCTGCACGTCGACACCGAGGGTGCGCTGGCCGCGGCCAAGAAGGTCGACGAGGGGATCGCGGAGGGCAAGGCACCGGCGTCGCCGCTGGCCGGCGTGCCGCTCGCGCTCAAGGACGTGCTGACCACCGAGGGCGTGCCGACAACCTGTGGTTCGAAAACGCTCGAAGGCTGGATCCCGCCGTACGACGCCACCGTGACGCGCAAGCTGCGCGAGGCCGGTGTCGTCATCCTCGGCAAGACCAACATGGACGAGTTCGCCATGGGGTCCTCGACCGAGAACTCCGCGTACGGCCCGACGCACAACCCGTGGGACCACGCCCGCATCCCGGGCGGGTCGGGTGGTGGCTCGTCGGCGTCGATCGCGGCGTTCGAGGCCGCCATCGCCATCGGCACCGACACCGGCGGGTCGATCCGGCAGCCGGGGGCCGTGACCGGGACCGTCGGGGTCAAGCCGACCTACGGCGGGGTGTCGCGGTACGGGCTGGTCGCTTTTTCGTCATCGCTCGACCAGGCCGGGCCCTGTGCGCGGACGGTGCTCGACGCCGCCCTGCTGCACGAGGTCATCGCCGGGTACGACCCGCGGGACTCGACCTCCATCGACGCGCCGGTGCCACCGGTCGTCGCCGCCGCGCGCCAGGGTGCGAACGGTGACCTGAAGGGCGTCCGGGTCGGCGTCGTGAAGGAGTTCGGCGGGGATGGCTACCAGCCGGGCGTGCTGCGGTCGTTCCAGGCCGCGGTCGAGCAGCTGCGGGCGCTCGGTGCGGACGTCGTCGAGGTGTCTTGTCCGAATTTCGTCTACGCGCTGCCCGCGTACTACCTGATCGCGCCGAGCGAGTGCTCGTCGAACCTCGCGCGGTTCGACGCCATGCGCTACGGCCTGCGCGTCGCCGACGACGGCACGCACAGCGCCGAAGAGGTCATGTCGCTCACCCGCGAGAAGGGCTTCGGCGCCGAGGTCAAGCGGCGGATCATGCTGGGCACCTACGCGTTGTCGTCCGGCTACTACGACGCTTACTACGGTTCGGCGCAGAAGGTGCGCACGTTGATCACGCGCGACTTCGACGCCGCCTTCGAGCACGTCGATGTCCTCGTTTCGCCCACGACGCCGACCACGGCGTTCAAGATCGGCGAGCGTGTCGACGACCCGATGGCGATGTACCTCGCCGACCTGTGCACGATCCCGTCGAACCTCGCCGGCAACGCCGCCATGAGCGTGCCGAGCGGGCTGTCCGACGAGGACGGCCTGCCGGTCGGGCTGCAGATCATGGCCCCGGCCCTCGCCGACGACCGGCTCTACCGGGTCGGCGCCGCCTACGAGGCCGCCCGTGACGCCACGGCCGGCGGGGCGCTCATCCACAAGGTCCCGGAGCTGGGAGGAACGAAGTGA
- the gatB gene encoding Asp-tRNA(Asn)/Glu-tRNA(Gln) amidotransferase subunit GatB: MTAVAELMDYADVVERFDPVLGLEVHVELNTNTKMFCGCPNEFGGEPNTKVCPTCLGLPGALPAVNGKAVEGAIRIGLALNCEIAEWCRFARKNYFYPDMPKNFQTSQYDEPIAFNGYLDVTLDDGEVVRVEIERAHMEEDTGKSLHVGGATGRIHGAEHSLLDYNRAGVPLIEIVTKPIEGTGARAPEVARAYVSALRDLLRALDVSDVRMDQGSLRCDANVSLMAKDATEFGTRTETKNVNSLRSVERAVRYEMTRQAAILAEGGSIKQETRHFQEADGTTSSGRTKETAEDYRYFPEPDLVPIAPSREWVEQLRGTLPEMPEERRKRIQQEWSLSDEALRDLLNVGAVDLVAATVEAGASPDDARGWWVNTLAQEANAREVELAELAITPGQVAEVIGLVTSGELTNKLAKEVVQGVLAGEGEPREVVEKRGLKVVSDDSALLAAIDEALAAQPDVADKIRGGKVAAAGAIVGAVMKATKGQADAKRVRELIIERVGS, from the coding sequence GTGACTGCCGTGGCCGAGTTGATGGACTACGCCGACGTCGTCGAGCGGTTCGACCCGGTGCTCGGGCTCGAGGTGCACGTCGAGCTGAACACGAACACGAAGATGTTCTGCGGCTGCCCGAACGAGTTCGGCGGCGAGCCGAACACCAAGGTCTGCCCGACCTGCCTGGGGCTGCCCGGGGCGCTGCCGGCCGTCAACGGCAAGGCCGTCGAGGGCGCGATCCGGATCGGCCTGGCGCTGAACTGCGAGATCGCCGAGTGGTGCCGGTTCGCCCGGAAGAACTACTTCTACCCGGACATGCCGAAGAACTTCCAGACGTCGCAGTACGACGAGCCGATCGCCTTCAACGGCTACCTCGACGTCACGCTCGACGACGGCGAGGTCGTGCGCGTGGAGATCGAGCGCGCGCACATGGAGGAGGACACCGGCAAGTCGCTGCACGTCGGTGGCGCCACCGGGCGGATCCACGGCGCCGAGCACTCGCTGCTCGACTACAACCGGGCCGGCGTCCCCCTGATCGAAATCGTGACGAAGCCGATCGAGGGCACCGGTGCGCGGGCGCCCGAGGTCGCGCGGGCGTACGTGAGCGCGCTGCGTGACCTGCTTCGCGCGCTCGACGTGTCCGACGTCCGGATGGACCAGGGCTCGCTGCGGTGCGACGCGAACGTCTCGCTGATGGCCAAGGACGCGACCGAGTTCGGGACGCGGACCGAGACGAAGAACGTCAACTCGCTGCGCAGCGTCGAGCGCGCCGTCCGCTACGAGATGACGCGGCAGGCCGCGATCCTCGCCGAGGGCGGTTCGATCAAGCAGGAGACGCGGCACTTCCAGGAGGCCGACGGCACCACGTCGTCGGGCCGGACCAAGGAGACCGCGGAGGACTACCGGTACTTCCCGGAGCCCGATCTGGTCCCGATCGCGCCGTCGCGCGAGTGGGTCGAACAGCTGCGCGGGACGCTGCCGGAGATGCCCGAGGAGCGGCGGAAGCGGATCCAGCAGGAATGGTCACTTTCCGACGAAGCCCTGCGTGACCTGCTGAACGTCGGCGCCGTCGACCTCGTCGCGGCGACCGTCGAGGCCGGTGCGTCGCCGGATGACGCCCGGGGCTGGTGGGTCAACACCCTGGCTCAGGAAGCCAACGCCCGCGAGGTGGAGCTGGCCGAGCTGGCGATCACCCCGGGCCAGGTGGCCGAGGTGATCGGGCTGGTGACGTCCGGCGAGCTGACGAACAAGCTCGCCAAAGAGGTCGTCCAGGGCGTGCTCGCCGGCGAGGGTGAGCCGCGCGAGGTCGTCGAGAAGCGCGGGCTGAAGGTCGTCTCGGACGACTCGGCGCTGCTCGCCGCGATCGACGAGGCCCTCGCGGCGCAGCCGGACGTCGCGGACAAGATCCGCGGCGGGAAGGTCGCCGCGGCGGGGGCGATCGTCGGTGCGGTCATGAAGGCGACCAAGGGGCAGGCCGATGCCAAGCGGGTCCGTGAGCTGATCATCGAGCGTGTCGGTTCCTGA
- a CDS encoding Gfo/Idh/MocA family protein, translating to MAVGKRLRVAVVGTGAIAESHRTAYEAHREDVDIVAAVDVDEARVAAFCAETDHAKPYLDLGALLAEQEPDLVSICTPPSLHVEQTKQALESGAWVWCEKPPCRSLAEYDEMTVAERDGGPYVAFVYQQRSGSAAAHFRELLAGGELGRPLVAHCQTTWYRDAAYYAVPWRGRWETEGGGPAMGHGIHQMDLLLDLLGEWAEVRAMTARLVHDVETEDVSTALVRFESGALATVVNSVLSPDEVSRIRIDCERATAELTHLYGHGVKDWRYTPAPHVAGEAVERWHTPPADLGSSHAAAFTPILAAFRAGRRPPCSGDDGRRVLEFIAALYKSAATGLGVRRGEIGPGDPFYRSMAGDRAGGRG from the coding sequence GTGGCCGTGGGAAAGCGCTTGCGGGTGGCCGTCGTCGGAACCGGCGCCATCGCGGAAAGCCACCGGACCGCATACGAGGCTCATCGCGAGGACGTCGACATCGTGGCTGCCGTCGACGTCGACGAGGCGCGTGTCGCCGCCTTTTGTGCCGAAACCGACCACGCCAAGCCCTACCTCGACCTCGGCGCTCTGCTCGCCGAGCAGGAACCGGACCTCGTCTCGATCTGCACGCCGCCGAGCCTGCACGTCGAGCAGACCAAGCAGGCGCTCGAGAGCGGCGCGTGGGTCTGGTGCGAGAAGCCGCCGTGCCGGTCGCTTGCCGAATACGACGAGATGACCGTTGCCGAACGGGACGGCGGGCCGTATGTCGCCTTCGTCTACCAGCAGCGGTCCGGTTCGGCCGCCGCGCACTTCCGGGAGTTGCTCGCCGGTGGGGAACTGGGACGCCCGCTCGTCGCGCACTGCCAGACCACCTGGTACCGCGATGCCGCCTACTACGCGGTGCCGTGGCGCGGGCGCTGGGAGACCGAGGGCGGCGGGCCGGCCATGGGGCATGGCATCCACCAGATGGATCTGCTGCTCGACCTGCTCGGCGAGTGGGCCGAGGTGCGTGCGATGACCGCCCGGCTGGTGCACGACGTCGAGACCGAAGACGTCTCCACCGCGCTGGTCCGGTTCGAGTCGGGGGCGCTCGCGACCGTCGTCAACAGCGTCCTCTCGCCGGACGAGGTGAGCCGGATCCGGATCGACTGCGAACGCGCCACCGCGGAGCTCACCCACCTCTACGGCCACGGCGTCAAGGACTGGCGCTACACGCCGGCGCCGCACGTCGCCGGGGAGGCCGTCGAACGGTGGCACACTCCGCCCGCCGACCTCGGCAGTTCGCACGCCGCCGCCTTCACGCCGATCCTCGCCGCCTTCCGAGCCGGGCGGCGGCCGCCGTGCAGCGGGGACGACGGGCGGCGGGTGCTCGAGTTCATCGCCGCGCTCTACAAGTCCGCGGCCACCGGGCTCGGTGTGCGCCGCGGGGAAATCGGGCCGGGTGATCCCTTCTACCGCTCCATGGCGGGCGACCGGGCAGGAGGCCGCGGATGA
- a CDS encoding PmoA family protein has protein sequence MSATITVTHRYGERVSVEAGGVELMSYVYKPDPVAFESRKPYVHPLRTLGGRPVSGYRPADHRWHKGLQMTSSHLSGQNFWGGHTYVPGDWYQDLPDRIGSMRHDEFAAFTVEHDRLNFTENLTWVANGGEEWARERRDIAVHSVEPDGGSWALDWAIELTNVRDVPLVFGSPTTAGRELAGYTGLHWRGPRDFGGGQVLGPGDLEGEAMMGAQAPWLAFVGEHDDVDGHSTLLFAHAPENDKAIHESHWFVRSGDQPMVAFSWAFFDEFELPPGESFAYRYRIVVADGAWDRDRVTRYLDGHGWS, from the coding sequence ATGAGCGCGACCATCACGGTGACCCACCGGTACGGCGAACGTGTGTCCGTCGAGGCGGGCGGCGTCGAGCTGATGTCCTATGTGTACAAGCCCGATCCGGTGGCCTTCGAGTCGCGCAAGCCCTACGTCCACCCGCTGCGGACCCTCGGCGGCCGGCCCGTCAGCGGGTACCGGCCCGCCGACCACCGGTGGCACAAGGGCCTGCAGATGACGTCGAGCCACCTGTCCGGCCAGAACTTCTGGGGCGGCCACACCTACGTCCCCGGCGACTGGTACCAGGACCTGCCCGACCGGATCGGGTCCATGCGGCACGACGAGTTCGCTGCCTTCACCGTCGAACACGATCGGCTGAACTTCACCGAGAACCTCACCTGGGTCGCCAACGGCGGCGAAGAATGGGCTCGGGAGCGACGTGACATCGCCGTCCATTCCGTCGAGCCGGACGGCGGATCCTGGGCGCTTGACTGGGCGATCGAGCTGACCAACGTCCGTGACGTCCCGCTCGTGTTCGGCAGCCCGACCACCGCCGGTCGGGAGCTGGCCGGCTACACCGGCCTGCACTGGCGAGGGCCGCGGGACTTCGGTGGCGGCCAGGTGCTCGGGCCCGGCGACCTCGAGGGCGAGGCGATGATGGGCGCGCAGGCGCCGTGGCTCGCGTTCGTCGGCGAGCACGACGACGTCGACGGGCACTCGACGCTCCTCTTCGCGCACGCGCCCGAGAACGACAAGGCGATCCACGAATCGCACTGGTTCGTCCGCTCCGGGGACCAGCCCATGGTCGCCTTCTCGTGGGCGTTTTTTGACGAATTCGAACTGCCGCCGGGCGAGAGCTTCGCCTACCGGTACCGGATCGTCGTCGCCGACGGGGCCTGGGACCGCGACCGGGTGACCCGCTACCTCGACGGGCACGGCTGGTCATGA
- a CDS encoding cupin has product MTDFPLPGGVGLSHLRAYDWAAEDGVCGGSPHVHLACTEAYVVTGGRGAVQTLSAGGYAETALEAGVVAWFTPGTVHRMVQDDGLRVTVLMQNSGLPEAGDAVFTFPPDVLADPAAYAEAAALPKTDHAARQRRDLAIRGYLPLRDALRDGDPEPLRAFHRAAVALVAPKVAEWVPRWRAGALRAAELTGAHLKALADGDGSHLEESGLRVATPSNPDGYGMCGRRTEYDIPLDQEGLQR; this is encoded by the coding sequence ATGACCGACTTTCCGCTCCCGGGTGGCGTCGGCCTCTCCCACCTTCGTGCCTACGACTGGGCCGCCGAGGACGGCGTCTGCGGCGGCAGCCCGCACGTCCACCTCGCCTGCACCGAGGCCTACGTCGTCACCGGCGGCCGGGGCGCAGTCCAGACACTGAGCGCCGGCGGTTACGCCGAGACGGCGCTGGAAGCCGGCGTCGTCGCGTGGTTCACACCCGGCACCGTGCACCGGATGGTGCAGGACGACGGCCTGCGCGTCACGGTCCTCATGCAGAACAGCGGGCTGCCGGAGGCGGGGGACGCCGTCTTCACGTTCCCGCCGGACGTGCTCGCCGACCCGGCCGCCTACGCCGAGGCCGCGGCGTTGCCGAAAACCGACCACGCCGCTCGACAGCGCCGTGACCTGGCGATTCGCGGGTACCTGCCGCTGCGTGACGCGCTGCGGGACGGCGATCCGGAGCCGCTGCGGGCGTTCCACCGGGCGGCCGTCGCGCTCGTCGCGCCGAAGGTCGCAGAGTGGGTACCGCGCTGGCGGGCCGGGGCGTTGCGGGCCGCCGAGCTGACCGGTGCGCACCTCAAGGCGCTCGCCGACGGCGACGGGAGCCACCTCGAGGAGTCCGGGCTGCGGGTCGCGACGCCGTCGAACCCGGATGGCTACGGCATGTGCGGTCGCCGCACCGAATACGACATCCCGCTCGACCAGGAAGGCCTGCAGAGATGA
- a CDS encoding Gfo/Idh/MocA family protein: MNQSSIGVLLNGVTGRMGYRQHLLRSVLAIREQGGVALPDGSRVQLEPILAGRSAAKLKDLADRHGLTAWTTDADSALQDVDIYFDAQLTSAREPSVRAAIAAGKHIYAEKPLAETLPAALELAGLARDAGICHGVVHDKLFLPGLLKLRRLVDGGFFGRILSVRGEFGYWVFEGDWQEAQRPSWNYRAEDGGGIVLDMFCHWNYVLENLFGRVSAVTAKAVTHIPRRWDEQGEAYAATADDAAYGIFELESGVIAQINSSWSTRVFRDELVEFQVDGTEGSAVAGLRRCRVQHRSATPKPVWNPDLPATEPFRDQWQEVPDNAEFDNGFKAQWEEFVRDVVAGRQHRYDFFSAARGLQVAEAGLTSSAEGRRVELKPLA, translated from the coding sequence ATGAACCAGTCCAGCATCGGAGTGCTGCTCAACGGGGTGACGGGCCGGATGGGTTACCGGCAGCACCTGCTCCGGTCAGTCCTGGCGATCCGCGAGCAGGGCGGCGTCGCCCTGCCGGACGGCAGCCGCGTGCAGCTCGAGCCGATCCTCGCCGGGCGCAGCGCCGCCAAACTCAAGGACCTCGCCGACCGGCACGGCCTCACGGCGTGGACCACCGACGCCGATTCCGCGCTGCAGGACGTCGACATCTACTTCGACGCGCAGCTGACGTCGGCGCGCGAGCCGTCGGTGCGGGCGGCGATCGCCGCGGGCAAGCACATCTACGCCGAGAAGCCGCTCGCCGAGACGCTGCCCGCGGCGCTGGAGCTGGCCGGCCTGGCGCGTGACGCCGGGATCTGCCACGGCGTCGTGCACGACAAGCTGTTCCTGCCCGGGCTGCTGAAGCTGCGGCGACTGGTCGACGGCGGCTTCTTCGGCCGGATCCTGTCGGTGCGCGGCGAATTCGGCTACTGGGTCTTCGAGGGCGACTGGCAGGAGGCGCAGCGCCCGAGCTGGAACTACCGCGCCGAGGACGGCGGCGGGATCGTCCTCGACATGTTCTGCCACTGGAACTACGTGCTCGAGAACCTCTTCGGCCGCGTGTCGGCGGTGACGGCGAAGGCGGTGACGCACATCCCGCGCCGCTGGGACGAGCAGGGTGAGGCGTACGCGGCGACAGCGGACGACGCCGCGTACGGCATCTTCGAGCTCGAGTCGGGGGTCATCGCGCAGATCAACTCGTCGTGGTCGACGCGGGTTTTCCGTGACGAGCTGGTCGAGTTCCAGGTCGACGGCACCGAGGGCAGCGCGGTCGCCGGGTTGCGGCGCTGCCGTGTCCAGCACCGCTCGGCGACGCCGAAGCCGGTCTGGAACCCGGACCTGCCGGCCACCGAGCCCTTCCGCGACCAGTGGCAGGAAGTGCCGGACAACGCCGAGTTCGACAACGGCTTCAAGGCGCAGTGGGAGGAGTTCGTGCGGGACGTCGTCGCCGGGCGGCAGCACCGGTACGACTTCTTCTCGGCCGCCCGGGGGCTGCAGGTGGCGGAGGCCGGGCTGACGTCGTCGGCCGAAGGGCGGCGGGTGGAGCTGAAGCCGCTGGCCTGA
- a CDS encoding PQQ-dependent sugar dehydrogenase, translating into MRTRYRSALLAILACGVLLPAGCARFDDTAAGQTFSPAPVPSPESPPEVQGPGADSGSDPKQARPGQTAAPVPPPQGCKDFDPSVIATCLDTVAAVAGLPGDGSTPSALAGERKSGRVLLATGGKDATDFAKLDVKADGDGGLTGLALSPSYVEDQLVFAYITTATDNRVVRFAQGQAPKPVLTGIPKGATGNRGTIGTDNRGALLVATGDAGNPNAAADPNSLAGKLLRIDTSGKAPAGNPNGSLVVAAGLHAPGGVCASADGGRVWVTDRLPDKDALYRVQVGQPLTTPAWTWPDKPGVAGCADFVDANGALSIGTSLAGSLQNLPVGPDGAISGKPTVSLDGKTGKPPVTYGRLAGMSMINPQLAVAGTVNKDGGAPVSSDDRVVLITPATSGGGNGKD; encoded by the coding sequence ATGCGCACCCGGTACCGCTCGGCCCTGCTGGCGATCTTGGCCTGCGGCGTCCTGCTGCCCGCGGGGTGTGCGCGGTTCGACGACACCGCGGCGGGCCAGACGTTCAGCCCCGCCCCCGTGCCGAGCCCCGAGTCGCCGCCGGAGGTCCAGGGCCCCGGCGCGGACTCCGGCAGCGACCCCAAGCAGGCGCGGCCCGGCCAGACGGCCGCGCCGGTGCCACCGCCGCAGGGCTGCAAGGACTTCGACCCGTCGGTGATCGCGACCTGCCTGGACACCGTCGCCGCGGTGGCCGGCCTGCCGGGTGACGGCTCGACGCCGAGCGCACTGGCCGGCGAGCGCAAGAGCGGCCGCGTCCTGCTCGCCACGGGCGGCAAGGACGCGACGGACTTCGCAAAGTTGGACGTCAAGGCGGACGGCGACGGCGGCCTGACCGGCCTCGCGCTCTCGCCGTCGTACGTCGAAGACCAGCTGGTGTTCGCCTACATCACGACCGCGACCGACAACCGCGTCGTGCGGTTCGCCCAGGGCCAGGCGCCGAAACCGGTGCTCACCGGCATCCCGAAGGGCGCGACGGGCAACCGCGGCACGATCGGCACCGACAACCGCGGCGCGTTGCTGGTCGCGACCGGCGACGCGGGCAACCCGAACGCCGCGGCCGACCCGAACTCCCTCGCCGGGAAGCTGCTGCGGATCGACACCTCCGGCAAGGCACCGGCGGGGAACCCGAACGGCTCGCTCGTGGTGGCGGCGGGCCTGCACGCGCCGGGCGGCGTGTGCGCGTCGGCCGACGGCGGCCGCGTCTGGGTCACCGACCGGCTCCCCGACAAGGACGCCCTCTACCGCGTGCAGGTGGGCCAGCCGCTGACGACGCCGGCGTGGACGTGGCCGGACAAGCCGGGTGTCGCGGGCTGCGCGGACTTCGTCGACGCCAACGGCGCGCTCTCGATCGGCACGTCGCTGGCCGGCAGCCTGCAGAACCTGCCGGTGGGTCCGGACGGCGCGATCAGCGGCAAGCCGACGGTGAGCCTCGACGGGAAGACCGGCAAACCGCCGGTCACGTACGGCCGGCTGGCCGGCATGAGCATGATCAACCCGCAGCTGGCGGTCGCGGGCACGGTCAACAAGGACGGCGGCGCCCCGGTCTCCAGCGACGACCGCGTCGTGCTGATCACCCCGGCCACCTCCGGCGGCGGCAACGGCAAGGACTGA
- a CDS encoding 2-hydroxyacid dehydrogenase, translating into MTLTVLVPDDEGMNVLAEVPRVLPVRYQWGEPVPPEAAKAQVLIPGKHPPGEQLWRVLPNLKLIQLLSAGAEDWVGKVPDGVLLSTCRGAHGGSTAEWVVAALLSIYRKLDVFAAAQREGRWERQTADTLQGKRVLVIGAGDLGRHLRRRLEPFDARCTMVGMTAREGVHGVRELPGLLELHDVVVLMVPLTSRTRGMVDAEFLARMRDGAVLVNVSRGAVVDTGALVAELTTGRLRAALDVTDPEPPPAGHPLWTVPGLLLTPHVGGAVRGVRGRSYAVAAAEIARYAGGELPDNLVHGEY; encoded by the coding sequence ATGACGCTGACCGTGCTGGTGCCCGACGACGAGGGCATGAACGTGCTCGCCGAGGTCCCGCGGGTCCTGCCCGTGCGCTACCAGTGGGGCGAGCCGGTGCCGCCCGAGGCCGCGAAGGCGCAGGTGCTGATCCCCGGCAAGCACCCGCCGGGCGAGCAGCTGTGGCGCGTGCTGCCGAACCTGAAGCTGATCCAGCTGCTGTCCGCCGGCGCCGAGGACTGGGTCGGCAAGGTGCCCGACGGCGTCCTGCTCTCCACCTGCCGCGGCGCGCACGGCGGGAGCACCGCCGAGTGGGTCGTCGCCGCGCTGCTGTCGATCTACCGGAAGCTGGACGTCTTCGCCGCGGCACAGCGCGAAGGGCGTTGGGAGCGGCAGACGGCGGACACCCTGCAGGGCAAGCGCGTGCTCGTCATCGGCGCCGGCGACCTCGGACGGCACCTGCGCCGGCGGCTGGAGCCGTTCGACGCGCGCTGCACGATGGTCGGGATGACCGCGCGGGAGGGCGTGCACGGCGTCCGCGAGCTGCCCGGGCTGCTCGAACTGCACGACGTCGTGGTGCTGATGGTGCCGCTGACGTCCCGCACGCGCGGGATGGTGGACGCGGAGTTCCTGGCCCGGATGCGGGACGGGGCGGTGCTGGTCAACGTCTCGCGCGGCGCCGTCGTGGACACCGGCGCTCTGGTCGCCGAGCTGACCACGGGCCGGCTGCGGGCCGCCCTGGACGTCACGGACCCGGAGCCGCCGCCCGCCGGGCACCCGCTGTGGACGGTGCCGGGCTTGCTGCTGACGCCGCACGTCGGCGGGGCGGTGCGCGGGGTCCGGGGGCGTTCGTATGCGGTTGCCGCGGCCGAGATCGCGCGGTACGCCGGCGGGGAGCTGCCGGACAACCTGGTGCACGGCGAATACTGA
- a CDS encoding DoxX family membrane protein, with the protein MSSGDDFSQQPTSLLSGVEDDRSDDTPRQGGLGFGLLILRLALGVTMGAHGLQHLFGLFGGPGIGGFARVLETFGYHKQTTLLSWITGITEVGGGVLVIVGLFTPLAAAGLLGVAANAVYAKFHGGFFEGSGQGFEFELLLGAVALSLLFTGAGTVSLERNTPWRKRPLPLGLVSLLLAAAATVVVIVLTR; encoded by the coding sequence GTGAGCAGTGGAGACGACTTTTCGCAGCAGCCCACCAGCCTCCTGTCGGGCGTCGAGGACGATCGGTCGGACGACACGCCGCGGCAGGGCGGGCTCGGCTTCGGCCTGCTGATCCTGCGGCTGGCGCTCGGCGTGACCATGGGCGCGCACGGTCTGCAGCACCTGTTCGGCCTGTTCGGCGGGCCGGGCATCGGCGGGTTCGCGCGGGTGCTGGAGACGTTCGGCTACCACAAGCAGACGACGCTGCTGTCGTGGATCACGGGCATCACCGAGGTGGGCGGCGGGGTGCTGGTGATCGTCGGGCTGTTCACGCCGCTGGCCGCGGCCGGGCTGCTCGGGGTGGCGGCGAACGCGGTGTACGCGAAGTTCCACGGCGGGTTCTTCGAGGGTTCCGGGCAGGGGTTCGAGTTCGAGCTGCTGCTGGGGGCGGTGGCGTTGAGCCTGCTGTTCACCGGGGCGGGGACGGTTTCGCTGGAGCGGAACACTCCGTGGCGGAAGCGGCCGTTGCCGTTGGGGCTGGTGTCGTTGTTGTTGGCTGCCGCGGCGACCGTGGTGGTCATCGTTTTGACGCGGTAG